The Huiozyma naganishii CBS 8797 chromosome 6, complete genome genome includes a window with the following:
- the KNAG0F03500 gene encoding uncharacterized protein (similar to Saccharomyces cerevisiae BUD4 (YJR092W); ancestral locus Anc_7.463) → MTSIGKHQSNAEELMGSLVQEIDNELSLQVSNAISQPEANGIGDDTMAMLAHFNTKESESRATRVTSQVNKMVQEIEAVQGNNLPPLESQKPMFRASSLAQLLNTSVNEQQNSTMDSSSKENIEWRVSSTAAETPVNSQFSIESPSTTVHTTDSRNHVASPFHQLGSTKSALILPPKQQASISVAAAQKNRDRLSILSSISSADAESLWTMDAECDTEELANPVNLQYEKTRSKVQRPRLVSMAHTSEPNSKVDKEDDNTLSDLETDLRNEFGKSFVDMFNVFDEDHSILSKASSETSMEDNAEAQNTPSTRFASPMIVPQHVSSPFKVVNSPRKVLGTSPIKQAIAPVEEMLPICGSPKNISQETPVVKKEPLVNFGTLYLRLLDLGKFNLEGIKYRNAKYSLHLNLGGRTKQVSKDVPFPASGKIDIQKELSFVIDETFKANTKFQLTMILKYDRLQDQTIEVVKKVPLGKKTLFGKRKYVYEKKVVYQPVEFDTWDNIMGPQKQYGICTFQVDEEFLVKAKFKDFLSQQQLRNEWTKEYASYKVGLLTVEACFIERTSNEECIPDHSDRAHRIVEKYMKQCSVTHDGYLLQEGGDLPMGILKKRYFILHGTKLIGHHENSHSPVIEINLLNAAEVTSSLDNKITRNFTDAILFGTSLTVHFQDGARITLICGTTNEEIDKWYYALSEVIALNIARQPWVKSLAS, encoded by the coding sequence ATGACTAGCATTGGGAAGCATCAAAGTAATGCCGAAGAGCTCATGGGCTCGCTCGTCCAAGAGATCGATAACGAATTGAGTTTACAAGTCTCTAATGCAATATCGCAACCAGAAGCCAATGGGATAGGAGACGATACGATGGCCATGTTAGCCCATTTCAATACAAAGGAGAGTGAGAGTAGGGCCACACGAGTAACTTCCCAAGTGAATAAAATGGTACAGGAAATAGAAGCTGTACAGGGTAATAATCTACCCCCACTGGAGAGCCAAAAACCAATGTTCAGGGCAAGCTCGCTCGCCCAATTGTTGAATACGAGCGTAAACGAGCAACAAAACTCTACAATGGATTCTTCAAGTAAAGAAAATATAGAGTGGAGAGTGAGCAGTACTGCAGCAGAGACACCTGTAAATTCTCAATTTTCCATCGAATCACCCTCGACCACCGTTCACACGACGGATTCAAGAAATCATGTAGCATCACCGTTCCATCAATTGGGGTCAACTAAAAGTGCGCTGATTTTGCCGCCAAAACAACAAGCGAGTATTTCCGTAGCCGCAGCTCAAAAAAACCGAGATAGATTATCTATTCTGTCCTCCATATCATCTGCAGATGCCGAGTCGTTATGGACAATGGATGCTGAGTGTGACACAGAGGAGTTGGCCAATCCAGTGAACTTACAATATGAAAAGACGAGATCGAAAGTCCAAAGGCCTCGTCTTGTTAGCATGGCCCATACTAGCGAGCCAAATAGCAAAGTTGATAAAGAGGATGATAATACGCTAAGCGACTTAGAAACAGATTTGAGGAATGAGTTTGGCAAAAGCTTTGTCGACATGTTCAACGTCTTTGATGAGGACCATAGTATTTTATCAAAGGCCAGTAGCGAAACATCGATGGAGGATAATGCTGAGGCTCAAAATACACCATCGACACGGTTTGCGTCACCGATGATTGTTCCACAGCATGTTTCGAGCCCATTCAAAGTAGTAAATTCCCCTCGGAAAGTATTGGGCACATCTCCTATCAAACAAGCCATTGCACCGGTAGAGGAAATGCTTCCAATTTGCGGTAGTCCCAAAAACATTTCACAAGAAACACCTGTGGTGAAGAAAGAGCCTTTGGTAAATTTCGGAACGTTATATCTAAGATTATTGGATCTCGGCAAGTTTAATCTCGAAGGGATCAAATACCGAAACGCGAAATACTCGCTTCATCTGAACCTTGgaggaagaacaaaacAAGTATCCAAAGACGTCCCGTTCCCTGCTTCTGGGAAAATCgatattcaaaaagaatTAAGTTTCGTGATTGATGAGACATTCAAAGCCAATACCAAATTCCAACTAACTATGATCTTAAAGTACGATCGTTTGCAGGACCAGACAATAGAGGTTGTCAAAAAAGTTCCTCTAGGTAAAAAGACactttttggaaagaggaaatacgTTtatgaaaagaaagttgtCTACCAACCTGTTGAATTCGACACTTGGGACAATATTATGGGGCCTCAGAAGCAGTACGGTATTTGTACATTTCAAGTTGACGAAGAATTTTTGGTAAAAGCAAAATTCAAGGattttctttctcagcAACAACTTCGTAACGAGTGGACCAAAGAATATGCGTCTTATAAGGTAGGACTTTTGACGGTTGAGGCTTGCTTTATAGAGAGAACCTCGAATGAAGAATGCATTCCAGATCATTCTGATCGGGCGCACCGTATCGTAGAAAAATACATGAAACAATGTTCCGTAACGCATGACGGGTATTTACTACAGGAAGGTGGGGATTTACCTATGGggattttgaagaaaaggtaTTTCATTTTGCATGGTACAAAATTGATAGGACATCATGAGAACTCACATTCTCCTGTTATCGAAATCAATCTTTTGAACGCTGCAGAAGTGACGAGTTCGTTAGATAATAAAATTACGAGGAATTTCACGGACGCGATCTTATTTGGTACTAGTCTCACGGTACATTTTCAAGACGGGGCACGTATAACGTTGATATGTGGAACAACGAATGAAGAGATAGATAAATGGTACTATGCGCTAAGCGAAGTCATTGCCTTGAATATTGCTCGCCAGCCGTGGGTAAAATCGTTGGCCAGCTGA
- the KNAG0F03510 gene encoding 60S ribosomal protein eL43 (similar to Saccharomyces cerevisiae RPL43B (YJR094W-A) and RPL43A (YPR043W); ancestral locus Anc_7.466), with protein sequence MAKRTKKVGITGKYGVRYGSSLRRQVKKLEVQQHSRYECSFCGKKAVKRGAAGIWTCSSCKKTVAGGAYTVSTAAAATVRSTIRRLRDMVEA encoded by the exons AT GGCTAAGAGAACAAAGAAGGTCGGTATCACAGGTAAGTACGGTGTCCGTTACGGTTCCTCTTTAAGAAGACAAGTCAAGAAGCTTGAAGTCCAACAACACTCCAGATACGAATGTTCTTTCTGTGGTAAGAAGGCTGTCAAGAGAGGTGCTGCTGGTATCTGGacttgttcttcttgtaaGAAGACTGTCGCTGGTGGTGCTTACACTGTTTCCACTGCCGCTGCCGCCACCGTCAGATCTACTATTAGAAGATTGAGAGATATGGTTGAAGCCTAA